In a genomic window of Halobiforma lacisalsi AJ5:
- a CDS encoding ATP-dependent DNA helicase — MNPDRIFDEFPAPSYRGNQKQALRDIRDAFAAGNDVVLVRAPTGSGKSLLARSVAGCARPVGEADPSDATGAYYTTPQVSQLDDVAADDLLADLNVIRGKSNYTCILPDERNTPVNQAPCVRERGYDCSVKHRCPYFSDRAIASNRSIAAMTLAYFMQTAGSEVFRKRDVVVVDEAHGLAEWAEMYATIQLGPRTVPFWDDLRVPAIDGDLERAVRYCENLAEKCTRRKDDLLAQETLSPAEVRERDRLQELIGELDWFVSDYRDPESPTTWLVDQSEPSGGSSVGDGDEDGGGDGDGGGDDEDGGPLTIKPMSPEKYLQHTVWDRGNKFALLSATILNKAAFCRQVGLDPENVALVDVGHTFPVENRPLYDVTQGKMTYEHRSETTPKIARTIVRIMQEHPDEKGIVHAHSYDIQERLADLLRDFGVGDRIRTHDRDDRDADLEAWKATDDPDVFISVKMEEALDLKGDLCRFQVLCKAPFLNTSDSRVAHRLEESQWAWYYRTALRTVIQACGRVVRAPDDYGATYLADSSLVDLFERARTDMPDWFAAQVDRMDRPDLPEFEPRAAVGDSSGVSRGRGSGGRSSPGSPSRRDDSTTASSNSGSESESGSESGSASRSHSRSRSGSRSKSSPLADVWDTER; from the coding sequence GTGAATCCCGACCGGATCTTCGACGAGTTTCCCGCGCCCAGCTACCGCGGGAACCAGAAGCAGGCCCTCCGCGACATCCGCGACGCCTTCGCGGCCGGCAACGACGTCGTTCTCGTCCGCGCCCCGACCGGCAGCGGCAAGTCCCTGCTCGCGCGGTCGGTCGCCGGCTGTGCCCGTCCGGTCGGCGAGGCCGACCCCAGCGACGCCACGGGGGCGTACTACACCACCCCGCAGGTCTCGCAACTGGACGACGTCGCCGCCGACGACCTGCTCGCGGACCTGAACGTGATCCGGGGGAAGTCGAACTACACCTGCATCCTGCCCGACGAGCGGAACACGCCCGTGAACCAGGCCCCCTGCGTCCGCGAGCGTGGGTACGACTGTTCGGTGAAACACCGCTGTCCGTACTTCTCCGACCGGGCGATCGCCTCGAACCGGTCGATTGCGGCGATGACGCTCGCCTACTTCATGCAGACCGCCGGCAGCGAGGTCTTCCGCAAACGGGACGTCGTGGTCGTCGACGAGGCCCACGGGCTCGCCGAGTGGGCCGAGATGTACGCGACGATCCAGCTCGGCCCGCGGACGGTCCCCTTCTGGGACGACCTCCGGGTCCCCGCTATCGACGGCGACCTCGAGCGGGCGGTCCGCTACTGCGAGAACCTCGCCGAGAAGTGTACCCGGCGGAAGGACGACCTGCTGGCCCAGGAGACGCTCTCCCCCGCGGAGGTCCGCGAGCGCGATCGGCTGCAGGAACTCATCGGCGAACTCGACTGGTTCGTCTCGGACTACCGCGACCCGGAGAGCCCGACGACGTGGCTGGTCGATCAGTCCGAACCGTCCGGAGGCTCGAGTGTAGGCGATGGCGATGAAGACGGGGGCGGGGACGGGGACGGAGGCGGGGACGACGAGGATGGCGGGCCCCTCACGATCAAACCCATGAGCCCCGAAAAGTACCTCCAGCACACCGTCTGGGACCGGGGCAACAAGTTCGCGCTCCTGTCGGCGACCATCCTGAACAAGGCGGCGTTCTGCCGTCAGGTCGGTCTCGACCCCGAAAACGTCGCCCTCGTCGATGTCGGCCACACCTTCCCCGTCGAGAACCGGCCGCTGTACGACGTCACGCAGGGGAAGATGACCTACGAGCACCGGTCGGAAACGACGCCGAAGATCGCCCGCACAATCGTCCGGATCATGCAGGAACACCCCGACGAGAAGGGGATCGTCCACGCCCACTCCTACGACATCCAGGAGCGACTCGCCGACCTCCTGCGGGACTTCGGCGTCGGCGACCGGATCCGGACCCACGACCGGGACGACAGGGACGCCGATCTCGAGGCCTGGAAGGCAACCGACGACCCCGACGTCTTCATCTCCGTGAAGATGGAGGAGGCGCTGGACCTGAAAGGCGACCTCTGTCGGTTTCAGGTACTGTGCAAGGCCCCCTTCCTCAACACGAGCGACTCGCGGGTCGCCCACCGCCTCGAGGAGAGCCAGTGGGCCTGGTACTACCGGACCGCCCTGCGGACGGTCATCCAGGCCTGTGGTCGGGTCGTCCGCGCGCCCGACGACTACGGGGCGACCTATCTGGCGGACTCGAGCCTGGTGGATCTGTTCGAACGTGCCAGGACCGACATGCCCGACTGGTTCGCGGCCCAGGTCGATCGGATGGACCGGCCGGACCTGCCCGAATTCGAACCCCGGGCCGCGGTCGGCGACTCGAGCGGGGTGTCTCGCGGGCGGGGGAGTGGCGGCCGGTCGTCTCCCGGGAGTCCGTCGCGTCGGGACGACTCGACGACTGCGTCCTCGAACTCGGGATCGGAATCGGAATCGGGATCGGAATCTGGATCGGCCTCCCGTTCGCACTCGAGGTCGCGTTCGGGGTCGCGTTCGAAATCGAGTCCCCTGGCCGACGTCTGGGATACGGAGCGCTAG